A window of Ovis canadensis isolate MfBH-ARS-UI-01 breed Bighorn chromosome X, ARS-UI_OviCan_v2, whole genome shotgun sequence contains these coding sequences:
- the MED12 gene encoding mediator of RNA polymerase II transcription subunit 12 isoform X6: protein MAAFGILSYEHRPLKRPRLGPPDVYPQDPKQKEDELTALNVKQGFNNQPAVSGDEHGTAKNVNFNPAKISSNFSSIIAEKLRCNTLPDIGRRKPQVNQKDNFWLVTARSQSAINTWFTDLAGTKPLTQLAKKVPIFSKKEEVFGYLAKYTVPVMRAAWLIKMTCAYYAAISETKVKKRHIDPFTEWTQIITKCLWEQLQKMAEYYRPGPAGSGGCGSTIGPLPHDVEMAIRQWDYNEKLAMFMFQDGMLDRHEFLTWVLECFEKIRPGEDELLKLLLPLLLRYSGEFVQSAYLSRRLAYFCTRRLALQLDGVSSHSSHVMSAQSTSTLPTTPAPQPPTSSTPSTPFSDLLMCPQHRPLVFGLSCILQTILLCCPSALVWHYSLTDSRIKTGSPLDHLPIAPSNLPMPEGNSAFTQQVRAKLREIEQQIKERGQAVEVRWSFDKCQEATAGFTIGRVLHTLEVLDSHSFERSDFSNSLDSLCNRIFGLGPSKDGHEISSDDDAVVSLLCEWAVSCKRSGRHRAMVVAKLLEKRQAEIEAERCGESEAADEKGSIASGSLSAPSAPIFQDVLLQFLDTQAPMLTDPRSESERVEFFNLVLLFCELIRHDVFSHNMYTCTLISRGDLAFGAPGPRPPSPFDDPADDPERKEAEGSSSSKLEDPGLSESMDIDPSSSVLFEDMEKPDFSLFSPTMPCEGKGSPSPEKPDVEKEVKPPPKEKLEGTLGVLYDQPRHVQYATHFPIPQEESCSHECNQRLVVLFGVGKQRDDARHAIKKITKDILKVLNRKGTAETDQLAPIVPLNPGDLTFLGGEDGQKRRRNRPEAFPTAEDIFAKFQHLSHYDQHQVTAQVSRNVLEQITSFALGMSYHLPLVQHVQFIFDLMEYSLSISGLIDFAIQLLNELSVVEAELLLKSSDLVGSYTTSLCLCIVAVLRHYHACLILNQDQMAQVFEGLCGVVKHGMNRSDGSSAERCILAYLYDLYTSCSHLKSKFGELFSDFCSKVKNTIYCNVEPSESNMRWAPEFMIDTLENPAAHTFTYTGLGKSLSENPANRYSFVCNALMHVCVGHHDSDRVNDIAILCAELTGYCKSLSAEWLGVLKALCCSSNNGTCGFNDLLCNVDVSDLSFHDSLATFVAILIARQCLLLEDLIRCAAIPSLLNAACSEQDSEPGARLTCRILLHLFKTPQLNPCQSDGNKPTVGIRSSCDRHLLAASQNRIVDGAVFAVLKAVFVLGDAELKGSGFTVTGGTEELPEEEGGGGSGSRRQGGRNISVETASLDVYAKYVLRSICQQEWVGERCLKSLCEDSNDLQDPVLSSAQAQRLMQLICYPHRLLDNEDGENPQRQRIKRILQNLDQWTMRQSSLELQLMIKQTPNNEMNSLLENIAKATIEVFQQSAETGSSSGNAASNMPSSSKTKPVLSSLERSGVWLVAPLIAKLPTSVQGHVLKAAGEELENGQHLDTSSRKERDRQKQKSMSLLSQQPFLSLVLTCLKGQDEQREGLLTSLYSQVHQIVTNWKDDHYLDDCKPKQLMHEALKLRLNLVGGMFDTVQRSTQQTTEWAVLLLEIIISGTVDMQSNNELFTTVLDMLSVLINGTLAADMSSISQGSMEENKRAYMNLVKKLRKELAERQSDSLEKVYQLLPLPKPTRDVITCEPQGSLIDTKGNKIAGFDSIFKKEILFPLLQAFKVCVVFSKFQQLTISHFLEQGLQVSTKQKISPWDLFEGLKPSAPLSWGWFGTVRVDRRVARGEEQQRLLLYHTHLRPRPRAYYLEPLPLPPEDEEPPAPTLLEPEKKAPEPPKTDKPGAAPPSTEERKKKSTKGKKRSQPAVKTEDYGMGPGRSGPYGVTVPPDLLHHANPGSISHLSYRQSSIGLYTQNQPLPAGGPRVDPYRPVRLPMQKLPTRPPYPGVLPTTMTGVMGLEPASYKTSVYRQQQPAVPQGQRLRQQLQAKISQGMLGQSSVHQMTPSSSYGLQTSQGYTSYVSHVGLQQHTGPADPTRHLQQRPSGYVHQQAPTYGHGLTSTQRFSHQTLQQTPMIGTMTSLGPQGVQAGIRSASILPEQQQQQQQQQQQQQQQQQQQQQQQQQQYHIRQQQQQQQQQQILRQQQQQQQQQQQQQQQQQQQQQQQAHQQQQQQAAPPQPQPQSQPQFQRQGLQQTQQQQQTAALVRQLQQQLSNTQPQPNTNIFGRY, encoded by the exons ATGGCGGCCTTCGGGATCTTGAGCTACGAACACCGGCCCCTGAAGCGGCCGCGGCTGGGGCCTCCTGATGTGTACCCTCAAGATCCCAAACAGAAGGAG GATGAATTAACGGCCTTGAATGTAAAACAAGGTTTCAATAACCAGCCCGCTGTCTCTGGGGATGAACATGGCACTGCCAAGAATGTCAACTTTAATCCTGCCAAG ATCAGTTCCAACTTCAGCAGCATCATTGCAGAGAAGTTACGTTGTAACACCCTCCCTGACATTGGTAGAAGGAAGCCCCAAGTGAACCAGAAGGACAACTTCTGGCTGGTGACTGCACGATCCCAGAGTGCCATTAATACTTGGTTTACTGATCTGGCTGGCACCAAGCCACTCACACAACTAGCCAAAAAG GTCCCCATTTTCAGTAAGAAGGAAGAAGTGTTTGGGTATTTAGCCAAATACACAGTGCCTGTGATGCGGGCTGCCTGGCTCATTAAGATGACCTGTGCCTACTATGCAGCAATCTCAGAGACCAAGGTTAAGAAGAGACATATTGACCCCTTCACAG AATGGACTCAGATCATCACCAAGTGCTTATGGGAGCAGCTTCAAAAGATGGCTGAATACTACCGACCAGGGCCTGCTGGAAGTGGGGGCTGTGGCTCCACTATAGGGCCCTTACCCCATGATGTTGAGATGGCAATCCGGCAGTGGGACTACAACGAGAAGCTGGCCATGTTCATGTTTCAG GACGGAATGCTGGACAGACATGAGTTCCTGACCTGGGTACTTGAGTGTTTTGAGAAAATCCGTCCTGGAGAGGATGAACTGCTTAAActgctgctgcccctgctgcTTCGA TACTCTGGAGAGTTTGTTCAGTCTGCATACCTCTCCCGCCGCCTTGCCTACTTCTGTACACGGAGACTGGCCCTGCAGCTGGATGGTGTGAGCAGTCACTCATCTCATGTGATGTCTGCTCAGTCGACAAGCACACTGCCCACCACCCCTGCTCCTCAGCCCCCAACTAGCAGCACACCCTCTACACCCTTTAGTGACCTGCTTATGTGCCCTCAGCACCGGCCCCTAGTTTTTGGCCTCAGCTGTATCCTTCAG ACCATCCTGCTGTGTTGTCCTAGTGCCCTGGTTTGGCACTATTCACTGACTGATAGTCGAATCAAGACTGGCTCACCACTTGACCACCTGCCTATTGCCCCCTCCAACCTGCCCATGCCAGAGGGCAACAGTGCCTTCACTCAGCAG GTTCGTGCAAAGTTGCGGGAGATCGAGCAACAGATCAAGGAGCGAGGACAGGCCGTTGAGGTTCGCTGGTCTTTTGATAAGTGCCAGGAAGCTACTGCAG GCTTCACCATTGGACGAGTACTCCATACTTTGGAAGTGTTGGACAGCCATAGTTTTGAACGCTCTGACTTCAGCAACTCTCTTGATTCCCTCTGTAATCGAATCTTTGGATTGGGGCCTAGCAAGGATGGGCATGAG ATCTCCTCAGATGATGATGCAGTGGTATCATTACTGTGTGAATGGGCTGTCAGCTGCAAGCGTTCTGGTCGGCATCGTGCGATGGTGGTAGCCaagctgctggagaagagacaggCAGAGATTGAGGCTGAG CGTTGTGGAGAATCGGAAGCTGCAGATGAGAAGGGTTCCATTGCCTCTGGCTCCCTTTCTGCTCCCAGTGCTCCCATTTTCCAAGATGTCCTCTTACAGTTTCTGGATACACAGGCTCCCATGCTGA cGGACCCCCGAAGTGAGAGTGAGCGAGTGGAATTCTTTAACTTGGTACTGCTGTTCTGTGAACTGATTCGACATGATGTTTTCTCCCACAACATGTACACTTGCACCCTCATCTCCCGAGGGGACCTTGCCTTCGGAGCCCCTGGTCCCCGGcctccctctccctttgatgacccGGCTGATGACCCAGAGCGCAAGGAGGCtgagggcagcagcagcagcaagctggaG GATCCAGGACTCTCAGAGTCTATGGACATTGACCCTAGCTCCAGTGTGCTCTTTGAGGACATGGAGAAGCCTGATTTCTCA TTGTTCTCCCCCACTATGCCCTGTGAGGGGAAGGGCAGTCCATCCCCTGAGAAACCAGATGTTGAGAAGGAGGTGAAGCCCCCACCCAAGGAGAAGCTAGAAGGAACCCTTGGGGTTCTTTATGACCAGCCGCGGCATGTGCAGTATGCCACACACTTTCCCATCCCCCAG GAGGAGTCATGCAGCCATGAGTGCAACCAGCGGTTGGTCGTACTGTTTGGGGTGGGAAAGCAGCGAGATGATGCCCGCCATGCCATCAAGAAAATTACCAAGGATATCCTGAAGGTTCTGAACCGCAAGGGGACAGCAGAAACTG ACCAGCTTGCTCCTATTGTGCCTCTGAATCCTGGAGACCTGACATTCTTAG GTGGGGAGGATGGACAGAAGCGGCGACGAAACCGACCTGAAGCTTTTCCCACTGCCGAGGATATCTTTGCTAAGTTCCAGCATCTTTCGCATTATGACCAACACCAGGTCACGGCTCAG GTCTCCCGGAATGTTCTGGAGCAGATCACGAGCTTTGCCCTTGGCATGTCGTACCACTTGCCTCTGGTGCAGCATGTGCAGTTTATCTTCGACCTCATGGAATATTCACTCAGCATCAGTGGCCTCATCGACTTTGCTATTCAG CTGCTGAATGAACTGAGTGTAGTCGAGGCCGAACTGCTTCTCAAATCCTCAGATCTGGTGGGCAGCTACACCACGAGCCTGTGCCTGTGCATCGTGGCTGTCCTGCGCCACTATCACGCCTGCCTCATCCTCAACCAGGACCAGATGGCACAGGTCTTTGAGGG GCTGTGTGGCGTAGTTAAGCATGGGATGAACCGGTCCGATGGTTCCTCTGCAGAACGCTGTATCCTTGCATATCTCTATGATCTGTACACCTCCTGTAGCCATTTAAAGAGCAAATTTGGGGAACTCTTCAG TGACTTCTGCTCCAAGGTGAAGAACACCATCTACTGCAATGTGGAGCCATCAGAGTCCAACATGCGCTGGGCACCTGAGTTCATGATCGACACTTTAGAGAACCCCGCTGCTCACACCTTCACCTACACGGGGCTAGGCAAGAGTCTTAGTGAGAACCCTGCTAACCGCTACAGCTTTGTCTGCAATGCCCTTATGCACGTCTGTGTGGGGCACCATGATTCGGATAG GGTGAATGACATCGCCATCCTGTGTGCAGAGCTGACCGGCTATTGCAAGTCACTGAGTGCAGAGTGGCTGGGAGTGCTTAAGGCCTTGTGCTGCTCCTCTAACAATGGCACTTGTGGTTTCAACGACCTCCTCTGCAATGTAGAT GTCAGTGACCTGTCTTTTCACGACTCCCTGGCCACTTTTGTTGCCATCCTCATCGCTCGGCAGTGTTTGCTCCTGGAGGATCTGATTCGCTGTGCGGCCATCCCTTCACTCCTTAATGCTG CTTGCAGTGAACAGGACTCTGAGCCAGGGGCCCGGCTTACCTGCCGCATCCTCCTCCATCTTTTCAAGACACCTCAACTCAATCCTTGCCAATCGGATGGAA ACAAGCCTACTGTAGGAATCCGCTCCTCCTGTGACCGCCACCTGCTGGCTGCCTCCCAGAACCGCATCGTGGATGGAGCTGTGTTTGCTGTTCTCAAGGCTGTGTTTGTACTTG GGGATGCGGAACTGAAGGGTTCGGGCTTCACTGTGACAGGAGGAACAGAAGAACttccagaggaggagggaggaggtggcAGTGGCAGTCGGAGGCAGGGTGGCCGCAACATCTCTGTGGAGACAGCCAGTCTGGATGTCTATGCCAAGTACGTGCTACGCAGCATCTGCCAGCAG GAATGGGTAGGAGAACGTTGCCTTAAATCGCTGTGTGAAGACAGCAATGACCTGCAAGACCCAGTGTTGAGCAGTGCCCAGGCCCAGCGCCTCATGCAGCTTATCTGCTACCCACATCGGCTGCTGGACAACGAGGATGGGGAAAACCCGCAGCGGCAACGCATTAAGCGTATTCTCCAG AACTTGGACCAGTGGACCATGCGCCAGTCTTCGTTGGAACTACAGCTCATGATCAAGCAGACCCCTAACAAT GAGATGAACTCCCTCTTAGAGAACATCGCCAAGGCCACAATCGAGGTTTTCCAACAGTCTGCAGAGACAGGGTCATCTTCTGGAAATGCTGCAAGCAACATGCCCAGCAGCAGCAAGACCAAGCCTGTGCTCAG CTCCCTAGAACGCTCGGGTGTATGGCTGGTGGCTCCTCTCATTGCCAAATTGCCCACCTCAGTCCAGGGGCATGTGTTAAAGGCTGCTGGGGAAGAATTGGAGAACGGCCAGCACCTGGACACCTCTTCCCGCAAAGAACGTGATCGACAAAAGCAAAAGAG CATGTCCCTGTTGAGCCAGCAGCCCTTCTTATCCCTGGTGCTGACATGTCTGAAGGGGCAGGATGAGCAGCGTGAGGGACTCCTTACCTCCCTCTACAGCCAGGTCCACCAG ATTGTGACTAACTGGAAAGATGACCATTATTTAGATGATTGCAAACCAAAGCAGCTAATGCATGAGGCACTCAAACTGCGGCTCAACCTG GTGGGGGGCATGTTTGACACAGTGCAGCGCAGCACCCAGCAGACCACGGAGTGGGCTGTGCTCCTCCTGGAGATCATCATCAGCGGCACTGTCGACATGCAGTCCAACAA TGAGCTCTTCACCACTGTCCTGGACATGCTAAGCGTGCTCATCAATGGGACCCTAGCTGCAGACATGTCCAGCATCTCCCAGGGCAGCATGGAGGAAAACAAACGTGCCTACATGAACCTGGTGAAGAAGCTGCGG AAAGAGTTGGCGGAACGCCAGTCGGATAGTCTGGAAAAAGTTTACCAGCTGCTGCCACTGCCCAAGCCGACTCGAGACGTGATCACGTGTGAGCCGCAGGGCTCCCTTATTGACACCAAGGGCAACAAGATTGCTGGCTTCGACTCCATCTTCAAGAAGGAG ATACTTTTCCCTCTCCTGCAAGCCTTCAAGGTCTGTGttgtattttccaagtttcaGCAGCTCactatttctcattttctggAGCAGGGTCTTCAGGTTTCCACCAAACAAAAGATCTCTCCCTGGGATCTTTTTGAGGGCTTGAAGCCATCAGCGCCACTGTCTTGGGGCTGGTTTGGAACAGTCCGGGTGGACCGGCGCGTGGCCCGTGGAGAGGAGCAGCAGCGACTGCTGCTGTACCACACACACCTGAGGCCCCGGCCCCGCGCCTACTACCTGGAGCCACTGCCACTGCCTCCAGAAGACGAGgaaccccctgcccccaccctgctaGAGCCTGAAAAAAAGGCTCCAGAGCCCCCCAAAACTGACAAACCTGGAGCTGCTCCACCCAGCACTGAGGAACGCAAGAAGAAGTCCACCAAGGGCAAGAAGCGCAGCCAGCCTGCCGTCAAGACAGAA GACTATGGAATGGGCCCAGGCCGAAGTGGCCCCTACGGAGTGACAGTACCTCCAGACCTCCTGCACCATGCCAACCCTGGCTCCATCTCCCACCTTAGCTATAGGCAGAGCTCCATAGGCCTCTACACCCAGAACCAGCCACTGCCAGCAG GTGGCCCCCGCGTGGATCCATATCGCCCCGTGCGGTTACCAATGCAGAAGCTGCCTACCCGCCCACCTTACCCCGGAGTGCTGCCCACGACCATGACTGGTGTCATGGGACTGGAACCTGCCTCCTACAAGACGTCTGTGTACCGACAGCAGCAGCCTGCAGTGCCCCAAGGACAGCGCCTTCGCCAACAGCTCCAGGCAAAGATA AGTCAAGGGATGTTGGGACAGTCATCTGTCCATCAGATGACTCCCAGTTCTTCGTACGGTTTGCAGACCTCCCAG ggCTATACTTCTTATGTTTCTCATGTGGGATTGCAGCAACACACAGGCCCTGCAG ATCCTACTCGCCACCTGCAGCAGCGGCCCAGTGGCTATGTGCACCAGCAGGCCCCAACCTATGGACATGGGCTGACCTCCACTCAAAG GTTTTCCCACCAGACACTGCAGCAAACACCCATGATAGGCACCATGACCtcactgggcccccagggtgTCCAGGCCGGCATCCGGTCAGCTTCCATCCtgcctgagcagcagcagcagcagcagcaacagcagcaacagcagcaacagcagcaacagcagcaacagcagcagcagcaacagcagtaccATAtccggcagcagcagcagcagcagcagcagcaacagatccTGCGG cagcagcaacagcagcagcagcagcaacagcagcagcagcagcaacagcagcaacagcagcagcaacaagcacaccagcagcaacagcagcaggcgGCTCCtcctcagccccagccccagtcccAGCCCCAG TTCCAGCGCCAGGGGCTTCAGCAgacacagcaacaacaacagacaGCAGCTTTGGTCCGGCAGCTCCAACAACAGCTCTCCA ACACCCAGCCACAGCCCAATACCAACATATTTGGACGCTACTGA